One region of Brachybacterium saurashtrense genomic DNA includes:
- a CDS encoding S-layer homology domain-containing protein: MSQRPSSSPTPPARRTALVPPASAASPRAAAGGTDGPARAAVRRRSLIAGSALAGSALLATGVARADGEKDSRGAEEDRPPAEGGTGRRAAEPRTTAVALRDAELVERDGHPVRRVVGHPAALVGITWDEGDVEPAVSVRGLQVDGAWSPWHELEVAVDLDTGVRSSGTEPVFFADVTEVEVIGELDGADVTEGLYAHLIDFPADPKQAPMALDEGGIPADEVARERAGEGRGADGTPADPADPTASQENPERVAEESAAPEPQEGGEQSSDPGPSDGGGATGPSDGGGTTGPSDGGGVGGTGTRGTAVPALGPVPPTALVPRDLGIPGAPTLITRAQWGADEGAVRSTSSATALQSVVLHHTAGTNNYSPSQAAQQIRGIFDYHVRVLGWADIGYNVLVDRYGQIYEGRHGGLTRNINGAHALGFNTGSFGISVMGDHSSLQASAEAREAVMQVAAWKLLSTFLADVHETSSWTVGVNGTRWDRGTRVTLPRFFGHRDVNWTSCPGDALYSAMDDLRWGIQTRIDSGWRYHLRAFVDHGGASTLGSVLMSAQKEGDHTITRLSDGLIVSGPGLPARAATTTDSIRRSWRPHWGRPLEDVVHADDRYTQRFEAGMAVRENYRNRFVTPYFVDVPLTHRYFLEIHDLHEQGIIPGWPGREFRVKDDTTRNQAITFLYRLLGSPRFTPPTRSPFTDITPRHAQYREVTWAHAQGILEPYSDGTFRPSRAVRRDELSRFLYRGAGSPRWSPQRAYEFADVSSSSAYATEIAWMADTEISAGWGRWFKPGDPVNHERLAALLTRFQGVIG, from the coding sequence ATGTCTCAGCGTCCTTCCTCCTCGCCGACGCCCCCTGCTCGCCGCACCGCCCTCGTCCCTCCCGCCTCCGCGGCCTCGCCCCGCGCCGCGGCAGGCGGGACCGATGGGCCGGCCCGCGCCGCCGTGCGCCGCCGCTCGCTGATCGCCGGCTCGGCCCTCGCCGGCTCCGCGCTGCTGGCCACGGGCGTCGCCCGTGCCGACGGCGAGAAGGACTCCCGCGGCGCCGAGGAGGACCGGCCCCCGGCGGAGGGCGGCACCGGTCGGCGCGCCGCCGAGCCGCGCACCACCGCCGTCGCCCTGCGCGACGCCGAGCTCGTGGAGCGCGACGGGCACCCGGTGCGTCGCGTGGTGGGGCATCCCGCGGCGCTCGTGGGCATCACCTGGGACGAGGGCGATGTCGAGCCGGCGGTCTCCGTGCGCGGCCTCCAGGTGGACGGCGCCTGGAGCCCGTGGCACGAGCTCGAGGTCGCCGTCGACCTCGACACCGGGGTGCGCAGCAGCGGCACCGAGCCGGTGTTCTTCGCGGACGTCACCGAGGTGGAGGTGATCGGCGAGCTCGACGGCGCGGACGTCACCGAGGGGCTGTACGCCCACCTCATCGACTTCCCCGCCGATCCGAAGCAGGCGCCGATGGCGCTGGACGAGGGTGGGATCCCGGCCGACGAGGTCGCGCGCGAGCGCGCTGGCGAGGGCCGTGGCGCGGACGGCACGCCGGCGGACCCAGCGGACCCGACGGCGTCGCAGGAGAACCCGGAGCGGGTCGCCGAGGAGTCCGCGGCCCCCGAGCCGCAGGAGGGCGGGGAGCAGAGCTCGGACCCTGGGCCCTCCGACGGCGGCGGTGCCACGGGCCCGTCGGACGGCGGCGGCACCACCGGACCCTCGGACGGCGGCGGCGTGGGCGGCACGGGCACCCGGGGCACGGCGGTGCCGGCCCTGGGACCGGTGCCGCCGACGGCGCTGGTGCCGCGTGACCTCGGGATCCCCGGCGCGCCGACCCTCATCACCCGCGCGCAGTGGGGCGCGGACGAGGGCGCCGTGCGCTCCACGTCCTCCGCGACCGCCCTGCAGTCCGTGGTGCTCCACCACACCGCGGGGACGAACAACTACTCGCCGTCCCAGGCCGCGCAGCAGATCCGCGGCATCTTCGACTACCACGTGCGGGTGCTGGGCTGGGCGGACATCGGCTACAACGTCCTCGTGGACCGCTACGGGCAGATCTACGAGGGGCGGCACGGCGGTCTCACCCGCAACATCAACGGAGCCCACGCGCTGGGCTTCAACACCGGCAGCTTCGGCATCTCCGTGATGGGCGACCACTCCTCGCTGCAGGCCAGCGCCGAGGCGCGGGAGGCCGTGATGCAGGTGGCGGCCTGGAAGCTGCTGTCCACCTTCCTCGCCGACGTCCACGAGACCTCCTCCTGGACGGTCGGTGTGAACGGCACCCGCTGGGATCGCGGCACCCGCGTGACGCTGCCGAGGTTCTTCGGCCACCGCGACGTGAACTGGACCTCCTGCCCCGGGGATGCGCTCTACAGCGCGATGGACGACCTGCGCTGGGGGATCCAGACCCGGATCGACTCCGGATGGCGGTACCACCTGCGCGCCTTCGTGGATCACGGCGGTGCCTCCACGCTGGGCAGCGTGCTGATGTCCGCGCAGAAGGAGGGCGATCACACCATCACCCGCCTCTCCGACGGTCTCATCGTCTCCGGCCCGGGGCTCCCGGCCCGGGCGGCGACCACCACGGACTCGATCCGCCGCAGCTGGCGGCCTCACTGGGGCCGGCCGCTGGAGGACGTGGTGCACGCCGACGACCGCTACACCCAGCGCTTCGAGGCCGGGATGGCGGTGCGGGAGAACTACCGCAACCGCTTCGTCACGCCGTACTTCGTGGACGTCCCCCTCACCCACCGGTACTTCCTGGAGATCCACGACCTGCACGAGCAGGGGATCATCCCCGGCTGGCCGGGCAGGGAGTTCCGGGTCAAGGACGACACCACGCGCAACCAGGCGATCACCTTCCTGTACCGGCTCCTGGGCTCGCCGCGCTTCACGCCGCCCACCCGCTCCCCGTTCACGGACATCACGCCGCGCCATGCCCAGTACCGCGAGGTGACCTGGGCGCACGCGCAGGGCATCCTCGAGCCCTACAGCGACGGCACGTTCCGTCCCTCACGGGCGGTGCGGCGCGATGAGCTCTCCCGCTTCCTCTACCGCGGCGCCGGCAGCCCGCGGTGGTCTCCGCAGCGGGCCTACGAGTTCGCGGACGTCTCCAGCAGCTCGGCGTATGCGACCGAGATCGCCTGGATGGCGGACACGGAGATCTCCGCAGGCTGGGGCCGCTGGTTCAAGCCGGGCGACCCGGTGAACCATGAGCGTCTGGCCGCGCTGCTGACCCGCTTCCAGGGCGTGATCGGCTGA
- the rplQ gene encoding 50S ribosomal protein L17: MPAPTKGARLGGSPAHERMILANLATELFRHKAITTTETKAKRLRPHAERLITQAKKGDLASRRRVMETIRDRSVVHALFEEIAPSFSERPGGYTRITKIGPRKGDNAPMAVIELVTEEYSPKQAVVKEAEGAAKNAAPAEDAAAEETTSEESTAPQREEAATAAEDDA; the protein is encoded by the coding sequence ATGCCTGCACCCACCAAGGGCGCGCGCCTCGGCGGATCCCCCGCGCATGAGCGGATGATCCTCGCGAACCTCGCGACCGAGCTGTTCCGCCACAAGGCGATCACCACCACCGAGACCAAGGCCAAGCGCCTGCGCCCCCACGCGGAGCGTCTCATCACCCAGGCGAAGAAGGGCGACCTCGCCTCCCGCCGTCGCGTGATGGAGACCATCCGCGACCGCAGCGTCGTCCACGCGCTGTTCGAGGAGATCGCCCCGAGCTTCTCGGAGCGTCCGGGCGGCTACACCCGCATCACGAAGATCGGCCCCCGCAAGGGCGACAACGCCCCGATGGCCGTCATCGAGCTGGTCACCGAGGAGTACTCCCCGAAGCAGGCCGTGGTGAAGGAGGCCGAGGGCGCCGCGAAGAACGCCGCCCCGGCCGAGGACGCCGCCGCCGAGGAGACCACCTCCGAGGAGAGCACCGCGCCGCAGCGCGAGGAGGCCGCGACGGCCGCCGAGGACGACGCCTGA
- a CDS encoding DNA-directed RNA polymerase subunit alpha encodes MLIAQRPTLTEEVVAENRSRFVIEPLEPGFGYTLGNSLRRTLLSSIPGAAVTSIRIDGVLHEFSTVPGVKEDITEVILNIKNLVVSSENDEPVVMYLRREEAGRVTAADITPPAGVEIHNPDLHIATLNEKGRLEIELIVERGRGYVSAAQNKGVDGEIGRVPVDSIYSPVLKVTYKVEATRVEQRTDFDRLIVDVETKPAITPRDAMASAGKTLVELFGLAHELNQEAEGIEIGPSPTDQALAADLALPINDLNLTVRSYNCLMREGVHTVGELTARSEADLLDIRNFGQKSIDEVKAKLAELGLSLKDSPAGFDPSALDSYSDDFGDQY; translated from the coding sequence GTGCTCATTGCACAGCGCCCCACGCTGACCGAAGAGGTCGTGGCGGAGAACCGCTCCCGGTTCGTCATCGAGCCGCTCGAGCCGGGCTTCGGCTACACCCTCGGCAACTCCCTGCGGCGTACGCTGCTGTCCTCCATCCCCGGCGCCGCGGTCACCTCGATCCGCATCGACGGCGTGCTGCACGAGTTCAGCACCGTCCCCGGCGTCAAGGAGGACATCACCGAGGTCATCCTCAACATCAAGAACCTCGTGGTCTCCTCGGAGAACGACGAGCCCGTCGTGATGTACCTGCGCCGCGAGGAGGCGGGCCGCGTCACCGCCGCGGACATCACCCCGCCGGCCGGCGTGGAGATCCACAACCCGGACCTGCACATCGCGACCCTCAACGAGAAGGGCCGCCTGGAGATCGAGCTGATCGTCGAGCGCGGTCGCGGCTACGTCTCCGCCGCGCAGAACAAGGGCGTGGACGGCGAGATCGGCCGGGTCCCGGTCGATTCCATCTACTCGCCGGTGCTGAAGGTGACCTACAAGGTCGAGGCGACCCGTGTCGAGCAGCGCACCGACTTCGACCGTCTGATCGTGGACGTCGAGACCAAGCCGGCCATCACCCCGCGTGACGCCATGGCCTCCGCGGGCAAGACCCTGGTGGAGCTGTTCGGTCTGGCCCACGAGCTGAACCAGGAGGCCGAGGGCATCGAGATCGGCCCCTCGCCCACGGATCAGGCGCTGGCCGCCGATCTGGCGCTGCCGATCAACGACCTCAACCTCACGGTGCGGTCGTACAACTGCCTGATGCGCGAGGGTGTCCACACCGTCGGCGAGCTGACCGCCCGTTCCGAGGCCGATCTGCTCGACATCCGCAACTTCGGCCAGAAGTCCATCGACGAGGTCAAGGCGAAGCTCGCCGAGCTCGGACTGTCGCTGAAGGACTCCCCGGCCGGCTTCGACCCGTCGGCCCTGGACTCCTACTCCGACGACTTCGGCGACCAGTACTGA
- the rpsK gene encoding 30S ribosomal protein S11 — translation MATKTRQAAARKPRRKDKKNIVNGQAHIKSTFNNTIVSITDPTGAVISWASAGQVGFKGSRKSTPYAAQMAAEAAARQAQEHGLKKVDVFVKGPGSGRETAIRSLTATGLEVGSIQDVTPQAHNGTRPAKRRRV, via the coding sequence ATGGCAACCAAGACCCGTCAGGCCGCCGCGCGCAAGCCGCGCCGCAAGGACAAGAAGAACATCGTCAACGGCCAGGCCCACATCAAGAGCACGTTCAACAACACGATCGTGTCCATCACGGACCCGACCGGTGCCGTCATCTCCTGGGCCTCCGCCGGCCAGGTCGGCTTCAAGGGCTCGCGCAAGTCGACCCCGTACGCCGCGCAGATGGCCGCCGAGGCCGCCGCGCGCCAGGCGCAGGAGCACGGCCTGAAGAAGGTCGACGTGTTCGTCAAGGGCCCCGGTTCGGGCCGCGAGACCGCTATCCGCTCGCTCACCGCGACCGGCCTCGAGGTGGGGTCCATCCAGGACGTCACCCCGCAGGCGCACAACGGCACCCGCCCGGCGAAGCGCCGCCGCGTCTGA
- the rpsM gene encoding 30S ribosomal protein S13: MARLVGVDLPREKRLEVALTYIFGMGRTRALETLAATGVAGDQRVREVSDEDLVKLRDHIEANYMVEGDLRREVAADIRRKVEIGSYQGLRHRRGLPVRGQRTKTNARTRKGPKRTVAGKKKAR; encoded by the coding sequence ATGGCACGTCTGGTGGGAGTGGACCTTCCGCGCGAGAAGCGCCTCGAAGTCGCCCTGACGTACATCTTCGGCATGGGACGCACCCGCGCCCTCGAGACCCTGGCCGCGACCGGGGTCGCCGGCGACCAGCGAGTGCGCGAGGTGAGCGACGAGGACCTCGTCAAGCTCCGCGATCACATCGAGGCGAACTACATGGTCGAGGGTGACCTTCGCCGTGAGGTCGCCGCCGACATCCGCCGCAAGGTGGAGATCGGCAGCTACCAGGGGCTGCGCCACCGCCGCGGCCTGCCCGTGCGCGGTCAGCGCACCAAGACCAACGCGCGCACCCGCAAGGGCCCCAAGCGCACGGTCGCCGGCAAGAAGAAGGCTCGCTGA
- the rpmJ gene encoding 50S ribosomal protein L36: MKVKPSVKPICDNCKVIRRHSRVMVICSNPRHKQRQG, translated from the coding sequence ATGAAGGTCAAGCCGAGCGTCAAGCCGATCTGTGACAACTGCAAGGTGATCCGTCGCCACTCGCGCGTCATGGTCATCTGCTCGAACCCCCGTCACAAGCAGCGCCAGGGCTGA
- the infA gene encoding translation initiation factor IF-1, with protein sequence MAKKDGVIEVEGTVTEALANARFRVELDNGHMVLAHISGKMRQHYIRILPEDRVVVELSPYDLDRGRIVYRYK encoded by the coding sequence ATGGCGAAGAAGGACGGCGTGATCGAGGTCGAGGGCACGGTCACGGAGGCGCTCGCGAACGCGCGCTTCCGCGTCGAGCTCGACAACGGGCACATGGTGCTCGCGCACATCTCCGGGAAGATGCGCCAGCACTACATCCGCATCCTTCCCGAGGACCGCGTGGTCGTCGAGCTGAGCCCCTACGACCTCGACCGGGGCCGCATCGTGTACCGCTACAAGTGA
- the map gene encoding type I methionyl aminopeptidase — protein sequence MSILPERVELKTPEQILVMRRSGALLHRVHEMLAGAIRPGITTDALDTLAHDMIRDEGAVPNFLGYQGYPATLCISVNDVVVHGIPDQRPLEEGDIVSIDGGLIIDGWHSDAARTHIVGEPRSVADENLVRVTEGALWAGITALATATRVGAVGAAIEDFVTAEAGESLSHLEGFGGHGIGSAMHQAPDVMNYRTRARGPKVRPGLCLAIEPMLIQGQGNWELLDDDWTVRATCGGRAAHAEHSVAVTEQGILVLTAGDGGADELARRGVRAAPDPLADDAG from the coding sequence ATGAGCATCCTGCCCGAGCGCGTGGAGCTCAAGACCCCGGAGCAGATCCTGGTGATGCGGCGCAGCGGCGCGCTGCTCCACCGGGTCCACGAGATGCTCGCCGGAGCCATCCGCCCCGGCATCACCACCGACGCGCTCGACACCCTCGCCCACGACATGATCCGCGACGAGGGCGCGGTGCCGAACTTCCTGGGCTACCAGGGGTACCCGGCCACCCTGTGCATCAGCGTCAACGACGTGGTGGTGCACGGCATCCCCGATCAGCGGCCGCTCGAGGAGGGGGACATCGTCTCGATCGACGGCGGCCTGATCATCGACGGCTGGCACTCGGACGCCGCCCGCACCCACATCGTGGGCGAGCCCCGCTCGGTGGCGGACGAGAACCTCGTGCGGGTCACCGAGGGCGCGCTGTGGGCGGGCATCACGGCGCTGGCCACCGCCACGCGCGTGGGCGCGGTGGGCGCGGCGATCGAGGACTTCGTCACCGCGGAGGCGGGGGAGTCCCTCTCCCACCTCGAGGGCTTCGGCGGCCACGGCATCGGCTCCGCGATGCACCAGGCGCCGGACGTCATGAACTACCGCACCCGGGCCCGCGGCCCCAAGGTGCGCCCGGGCCTGTGCCTGGCGATCGAGCCGATGCTGATCCAGGGCCAGGGCAACTGGGAGCTGCTGGACGACGACTGGACCGTGCGCGCCACCTGCGGCGGACGGGCCGCGCACGCGGAGCACTCGGTGGCCGTCACCGAGCAGGGGATCCTCGTGCTCACCGCAGGGGACGGCGGCGCCGACGAGCTGGCGCGGCGCGGGGTGCGGGCCGCCCCGGACCCGCTCGCCGACGACGCGGGCTGA
- a CDS encoding adenylate kinase, with protein sequence MTTSTTDTSAVTARRLLIVGPPGAGKGTQAVRIAEQLGIPAISTGDIFRANVSGETELGVLAKSYMDKGEYVPDSVTNDMVASRLAEPDAQGGFLLDGYPRTLDQVEALDGMLSSLGTPLDMVLLLVVETEEVVGRLVARGVEQGRSDDTEETIRRRLEVYAEQTAPLIDVYEKRGLVRRVDGMASIDEVTVALREALAGR encoded by the coding sequence GTGACCACCTCCACCACCGACACCTCCGCCGTCACGGCCCGCCGCCTGCTCATCGTGGGCCCGCCCGGCGCCGGCAAGGGCACCCAGGCCGTGCGGATCGCCGAGCAGCTGGGGATCCCGGCGATCTCCACCGGCGACATCTTCCGCGCGAACGTCTCGGGCGAGACCGAGCTCGGCGTGCTCGCGAAGTCCTACATGGACAAGGGCGAGTACGTGCCGGACTCCGTCACCAACGACATGGTGGCCTCCCGTCTGGCCGAGCCCGACGCCCAGGGCGGCTTCCTGCTGGACGGCTACCCCCGCACCCTCGACCAGGTCGAGGCGCTGGACGGCATGCTGTCCTCGCTGGGCACGCCCCTGGACATGGTGCTGCTGCTGGTGGTGGAGACCGAGGAGGTCGTCGGCCGCCTCGTGGCGCGCGGCGTCGAGCAGGGCCGCAGCGACGACACGGAGGAGACCATCCGCCGTCGCCTCGAGGTGTACGCGGAGCAGACCGCCCCGCTGATCGACGTCTACGAGAAGCGCGGCCTGGTGCGCCGCGTCGACGGCATGGCCTCGATCGACGAGGTCACCGTCGCCCTGCGAGAGGCCCTCGCCGGGCGATGA